The Eubacterium maltosivorans genome includes the window CCAGAAGCCCTGTTCCGCCAGTATGACGCCGCCGACAGTGCCCACGCCCACATTGAGCAGCACTGCTCCCAGAAATCCAAGCTTTTTGGCAAGCATAAAGCAAAGGGGTATCTCCCATACACTGGTCAGAAAGACCACCGCCATCCCCAGTACCATGGGTAAAATAGTGTCTGAAAGCGGCAGGGTTGTCCCCTCCCAGAAAAAGCCTTTGATTTCAGTGCCCAGAATAATGCCCAGGAGCACCACACCGCAGCTCAGAAGCACATAAAACGCAGCCACACCCATTTTAGCCAGCCAGGACGCTCTGAGGTCCACCGGCACTGCGTATAGGTTCTGATATTTAAGCTTTTTATTCCCGTCCTTCTGGTTGGAAAGGGCTGCGAACAGCGCAATGCAGCCCGGGTAGATCAGCGTATACCACCAGTTAAAGGCGTTGACCTGATAGTAGCCAAAGCCAAAGGTAAAGCTCAGAAGTATGAGCCCCAGAGGCCCCAGAAAAATCAGCATACGGCTGAATGTCCGTTTAAATTTCATGTTCTCTGCCTTCATTAGTTTTAGCATGATACGCTTCCTCCCTCCTGCGCACGGCTATTCTTAACGACCTGCATAAACAAAGCCTCCAGGTCCTCTCCTTTATGAATTTTTGACTGGTAGCCCAGCACCCCGTCGCTGATAATGCCGATATCATCGGCCATAAGCTCGACCTCTGAAAGAATATGGCTGGACAGTATCACTGTGATTCCATGCCCCGGAAAGGAACGGATCAGCTCCCGCAGCTCCTGGATTCCGATGGGGTCCAGGCCATTGGTGGGCTCGTCCAGAATCAGCAGCTTCGGGCTGCCCAGCAGCGCCAGAGCGATCCCCAGACGCTGTTTCATCCCCATGGAGAACTGCCCGGCGCGCTTGCTGCCAGTATTTTTAAGGTCAACAATTTTTAACACCTGCCCGATCCGTTTTTCCGGAAGACCCAGCAGCGTCGTGCGGACCTTCAGGTTTTCCTCTGCGGTCAGGTTGTCATAAAGGGGCGGCCACTCAATCAGGACTCCCATATTTTCAAGGTCTTTTCTGGACCAGCTGTGCCCGTTAAAAATAATCTCGCCGGCGGTGGGCCGCAGCATGCCGGTCATCATTTTGAGGGTGGTGGACTTGCCCGCTCCATTGGGGCCCAGAAGGCCGTAAATCGTATTTTTTCTTACCCTCAGGTTCAGCTTTTTGACAGCCTCTGTTTTCTTAAAGCTCTTGCTCAGAGCCCG containing:
- a CDS encoding lantibiotic protection ABC transporter ATP-binding protein, producing MTEYLLETRALSKSFKKTEAVKKLNLRVRKNTIYGLLGPNGAGKSTTLKMMTGMLRPTAGEIIFNGHSWSRKDLENMGVLIEWPPLYDNLTAEENLKVRTTLLGLPEKRIGQVLKIVDLKNTGSKRAGQFSMGMKQRLGIALALLGSPKLLILDEPTNGLDPIGIQELRELIRSFPGHGITVILSSHILSEVELMADDIGIISDGVLGYQSKIHKGEDLEALFMQVVKNSRAQEGGSVSC
- a CDS encoding lantibiotic immunity ABC transporter MutE/EpiE family permease subunit translates to MLKLMKAENMKFKRTFSRMLIFLGPLGLILLSFTFGFGYYQVNAFNWWYTLIYPGCIALFAALSNQKDGNKKLKYQNLYAVPVDLRASWLAKMGVAAFYVLLSCGVVLLGIILGTEIKGFFWEGTTLPLSDTILPMVLGMAVVFLTSVWEIPLCFMLAKKLGFLGAVLLNVGVGTVGGVILAEQGFWFMIPYSWTPRAMCPVLGIRPNNLLVEPGSPLLDASVVLVAIVLSLVLCAALTLLCVRWFSKKEAA